One window from the genome of Saccharicrinis carchari encodes:
- a CDS encoding Fic family protein, with protein sequence MKELKFDRQKPYNNLPLLPPCKDIDNNPAILKRLVSASRALATVNGNLNRLPNPLMLINTLALQEAKTSTEIENIFTTEDELYKAISDTHKDSNIKPATKEVLKYREALWAGFKELQINQKIDTKLITQIFNQIKETTSGYRPPQAQVVIKRGESDFRSGEIVYTPPRAEGLIEIFMENLVDYLNDDHLFPADPLLKMCVAHYQFEAIHPFQDGNGRTGRILNLLYLFSKGLLSQPVLYMSKFIIQNKEDYYFKLGAVTQRNSWEPWIEFMLEATEKTSILTNIRINEILAQMDATLEYAKGKIKWYNKEVNEAIFSQPYIKPSVIGEIIGKSSRTTLTKYVNELVNNNILRPKKDGVEVYYVNDDLIRILEG encoded by the coding sequence ATGAAAGAGCTAAAGTTTGATAGACAAAAACCTTACAATAATTTACCCTTGTTACCCCCGTGTAAAGATATTGACAATAATCCGGCAATATTAAAACGTTTAGTTTCTGCATCACGAGCTTTAGCAACAGTAAATGGGAATTTAAATCGATTACCAAATCCATTAATGTTAATAAATACTTTGGCTTTACAAGAAGCTAAGACTTCCACGGAAATAGAAAATATTTTCACAACAGAAGATGAACTTTATAAAGCAATTTCTGATACGCATAAAGACTCAAATATTAAACCAGCAACAAAAGAAGTATTGAAATATCGAGAGGCTCTATGGGCTGGATTTAAAGAACTACAAATTAATCAGAAGATTGATACCAAACTGATTACGCAAATTTTTAATCAAATAAAAGAAACAACATCAGGATATAGGCCACCACAAGCGCAAGTTGTCATAAAAAGAGGTGAAAGTGATTTTCGCTCAGGAGAAATAGTTTATACGCCACCAAGAGCTGAAGGGCTGATTGAGATATTCATGGAAAATTTGGTTGACTACTTGAATGATGACCATTTGTTTCCTGCAGACCCACTATTAAAAATGTGCGTAGCTCACTATCAATTTGAAGCGATACATCCATTTCAAGATGGAAATGGCCGAACAGGAAGAATATTGAATCTCCTGTATTTATTTAGTAAAGGATTGTTAAGTCAACCCGTATTATATATGTCAAAATTTATCATTCAAAATAAGGAGGACTACTATTTTAAATTGGGAGCTGTGACACAACGGAATTCTTGGGAACCATGGATTGAATTTATGTTAGAGGCAACAGAAAAAACTTCAATATTAACAAATATTCGAATCAATGAAATACTAGCACAAATGGATGCGACGCTTGAATATGCAAAAGGAAAAATTAAATGGTATAATAAAGAAGTAAACGAAGCAATATTCAGTCAGCCATATATAAAGCCAAGTGTAATAGGAGAAATTATTGGCAAATCATCTCGGACAACATTAACCAAATATGTCAATGAACTAGTGAATAATAATATCCTTAGACCCAAAAAAGATGGCGTAGAGGTGTATTATGTCAATGATGATTTAATAAGAATATTAGAAGGGTAA